One Helicobacteraceae bacterium genomic window, TAATATAACTCAACTCGTATTCCTCGATTGCCGCCCTAAAAATGCGCGGCGATCTATTAAACGTTTTCCGTCTTGGCTTTAAGCGCGTATTCTATCATCAGTCTAGCCGCCTCTCTATACTCGTCCACAAAAGTCGCCGAACGCAGATCGCTAAAAACGCCGGGCGTCGTCGTATTGTTGGTTTTGATCACTAAATTCACGTTTGGATTTGCGCTGATGATTGCCTCCGCCGCAAAGCGAATATCGTTCTCTCGATCGATCGCGATAATAACGGCGGCGGCGCTTTTTACGCCCGCGTGTTCTAAAATAGATCGTTGCGCGGCGTTGCCAAGCATAACGGCGTGTCCGCGCTCGAATCCTTCCTCGACTTTCTTATACTGTCCTTCCACGCAGATATACGGAATTTCGCGTTCTTTAAGCATCTGCGCCACCTGTTGCCCTAAAGCCGCTCCGTAACCGATCACTATAACGTGACCCGATACGCTTGCGGATTGGATATTAGGCGCCGGCAAGCTCTGTTTTTTGCCGCGCTCGAAAAGCGAGGCTATGCGTTCGGAGTTTTTAATGATAAACGGCGTTAGCACCATAGAGATCGCTATCGCCGCCGATAGCTGCCCCAAAAACTCCTTGTCGGGCAGAATGCCCGCTTGCGTGGCTAAGGCGAAAATGGCGAAGCCAAATTCGCCCATCTGCATTAACGCGATCGCGCTCCTAACCGCTGAAAACTTATCGCTTAACGCGCGCGCGACGATATATATTACGATCGCTTTGCATAGCATAACTATCGCTACGACCGCGGCGATAAAGCCTATGTGATCGACAAGCAGTCTAAGGTTGATCTGCAAACCTACGGTAACAAAAAACACGCCCAATAACAGATCGCGAAAGGGCGAGAGATCGGCTTCTACCTGATGTTTATAATGAGTTTCGGCAATCATAATTCCGGCGATGAGCGCGCCTAAGGAGTAACTAAAGCCAAATTCATGCGCCAACAGCGCCGCGCCGACGACAATCAGCAAAACCGAGCCGATAAAGATCTCGTGCGTTTGCGAACTGTTTGCCAACTCGAGCAGTTTTGTTATGACGAATTTGCCGATCGTGGATAAGACGATCAGCACTATGATCGCCGATACGCTCATCTGCAAAATCAAATGCATAGGGGTTATGTCCGGCTTTGAAAAAAGCGTAACCATCAGCAAAACGGGGATTACGGCAATGTCTTGAAAGATGAGAATGCCAAGCGCCTGCTTGCCGTAAGGCTTGCCGATTTCGCCGCGCTCTTTGAGCAGTTTTAGCACGATGGCGGTAGAGGACATTGAAAGCGCGGAAGATAACACGACCGCCGCTTTTGGCTCTATACCCATAACCCAAATCGCGATAACGGAAAACAGCGCGGCGCTTACGACCACTTGTAAAAAGCCGAATAAAAAGACCTCGCGCTTCATCGCCCGCAAGTAATCGAGCGAAAACTCAAGCCCTATGGTGAACATTAAAAATACAATGCCAAACTCGCCGATCTCGTCTAGCGCGTGATGCTCCTCGCCGATCGTAAAAAGTTGCGCGACGATTACGCCGGAAGCAATATATCCGATCACGGGCGGAATATCGAGTTTCTTTAGATAGATGTTCAAAACGATGGCGATTGCGCTTGCGGCAATCACGACGAGGAGAATCGAGTCCATTAAGCGTCCTAGATTATTTTACGCGTATTGTAACGATTAACCCCGATAAAACAAGCCTTTCGCGTCTATTTTTTAAGCGATAAAGCGGGGCTATTATATTTTGGGGCAAGTCAAAACGGCAAAGTCTTTTCGCCTCTTTCGCGAAAAGTTGATCGCGATACGAAGGCGCGATTACGCGTAGCGCCCCGCTCTCCTCAAAATCGGGTCATATTGTAACCTAAAATCTGCCTTAGCGCCGGTTTAGAAACAAGTAGCTTGTTGTTGGACTTTATCCTAAGCGGCGTTTTAAAATGAAGCGCAATTTTTTCGGACGGCTTAGGTGCTTCAAAACTCTTAGGTTCGACGACGCCTAGATCAAAAACGCCGTTTTCATATACGACGCGATCGTTGCAAACAATTTTTTTGATCTCCGGTTTTTCGCGCTCGCGTCCAAAGCCGCAGGCGCTTGCCATCTCTTTTAGCGCGCTCAAAATATACGGCAGTTTTTCGCACGCCTTTTCAAACAGATAAAACGAAAAATCGTAGCTGTTTTCGCCGATCGGTTTGCTAAAACGGTAAGCGTGATAGACGTTTTTGCGTATAAAAAACTCGTCGTAGAGGCAGTTAGCCGCGCATTTACAACTCGCCTCGCCGCTTGAATCTTCGCACAGATACTTTGGATTTACGCAGGCAATTCGTTTTAGAGCCGCGCCGAACGCGCCGCGTAGCGTCGAGCCTAAAAACGGGTTTTGCGGCGAAACGCCGTCGCGAAAGAAAACGTCAGTTTTTATAAATCTAAGCATATTTGCTCCTAAAATTCGACTAACGCTCTTTGCGATCTTTGCCGAGCGTTACGCGCTTAACGTCGCGGCGGCGCCGATTTTTTTGGACAACGCGTTCGTTATGTTTATATATAACCGCAAAAACGGCGCGGCGGCGGCGCTCATCGCCCCCTCGTTTATCTCAAAACTAATCGCCGTCGTATCTGAGATCGTAGATACGCAAACGTTTTCGCGCGGCTCGCGGCTTATAAACGCCGTTTCGCCGATCAAAGCTCCGCTTCCCACTTGCGCGATCTTCTCGCTTTGCGCGTCGGACGCGGCGGCAAATATATCCGCGCTTCCGGATAGAATAAAAAATATCTCTTTGCCGCGATCGCCGCGCGCAAATAGCGTCTCATGAACGCCGTATGTTAAAAGCCGCGCGTTTTTTACAATCAGCGAAATTTCGCTTTGTTCAAGATTTTCAAACAGATATATTTTCGAGCGATTTTCAATTAGTTTTTGCATAGCCACGTCCAAATTAGACGCAAAATCGTTAGCGACTTTTCGGTTCGGAGCGATCGCTTCCGCTTCCGGCGGATTGATAGGTTTGATTACATGGCGCGAGCCAATCTCAAGCAACCTTTTTATTTCCGAGTTAGAGTATTTGGTATGATAAAAACCGCTCACTCAAAAACCTTTAGCGCCTCATGAAGATATATGTGCCAATCCGAAGCGCCGGTTTTATTAACGTCGATATTGCGCAAATAGTAGCTTATAAAAGTTTTCGTGCAATAGCCTCCCTCTATCCGCGCCTGCCTAAAAAACTTAGCTATTAGCTGCGAATCGGCGGCTAAATCCCATAGCAGTTTGTCAAAATAGTAGCTTTTTGTTTGAATAATTTCGCGTAACGCCGAATCGATATTTTCGGTATATTCGCGAAATCGCTCAAAAAAATTTGAACTCATCGATTCCTCCAGCGTTTTCAACTCCGCGGCGATAACGACGAGTTTATCTTTGGCTTTTGCAAAACCGTCGATCGCATCGACATATCTTGCGTTAAGCGCCTTTTGGCGAGCGATCTCTTCGGGAGTTTTCGGCGGCGGCGTTTCGGCAAGCTCCCGCCCTAAACTTACCATGCTCGCCTGATAGCGTTTTTTAGCGGCTTCGGTTACGATAACCTCGTTTTGCAATGCGTAATAGCGCGGCACGGTAGGCAGAAAATCGCGGACATAGGCTAACTTGCTAAGCCTAATTTTCTTGCTAAACTCCAGCAGATACGCGTAAAGCCGATCCGTATCCTGATGAATTTTTGAAAGCAAGCCGTCTTCCAAAATGTGCGGATCGATAGTTTTAAGACTGTTGTAAGCCGTAACTAGAAAACGGCGCAACTTGAGATAGTCCAGCTTAGGTTTCTCAAAGCCGTTCAAGTCGATAAAATCCAGCTCGGTTTGAGCCATATTCAGATCGTCGCCAAAAAAGCGATCCATAAAAGCCGCTACAACCGTTTGAATCTCTTCTGGCTCCAAGTTACGCTCGTAGTTTAAGTTACCGCAATTGTAGTCCAAAGCGGCTTTTGCTTACAATCCGCGCAAAGTTTTCAATAAGGCTGTCATTGAAACCGCTTTTGATCGAGATTGGGCTGGAAGAGGCGCCCGCCGCGTCCTTAATACGAGCGCTTGGCGAAATAGAGGACAAATACAAAAACGCGCTTGAAACGTTTGGGTTTTCGTCTCCTTTTTCGTTTGATTTTACGCCGCGCCGTCTGGCGTTTTATCACCCCTCTTTTCTAACCGCGCAAAAGAGCCGCGTCGAGATCGCGTTCGGTCCGCCGCTCGCAAACGCCGTCGCAAACGGCAAACCTACCGAAGCCGCTCTGGGTTTTGCGAAAAAATGCGGCGTCGCGTTTGAGGAGCTAGGCAAATCGACGCAAAAGGGACGCGAGGTTTTAAGCTACGAAAGG contains:
- a CDS encoding cation:proton antiporter gives rise to the protein MDSILLVVIAASAIAIVLNIYLKKLDIPPVIGYIASGVIVAQLFTIGEEHHALDEIGEFGIVFLMFTIGLEFSLDYLRAMKREVFLFGFLQVVVSAALFSVIAIWVMGIEPKAAVVLSSALSMSSTAIVLKLLKERGEIGKPYGKQALGILIFQDIAVIPVLLMVTLFSKPDITPMHLILQMSVSAIIVLIVLSTIGKFVITKLLELANSSQTHEIFIGSVLLIVVGAALLAHEFGFSYSLGALIAGIMIAETHYKHQVEADLSPFRDLLLGVFFVTVGLQINLRLLVDHIGFIAAVVAIVMLCKAIVIYIVARALSDKFSAVRSAIALMQMGEFGFAIFALATQAGILPDKEFLGQLSAAIAISMVLTPFIIKNSERIASLFERGKKQSLPAPNIQSASVSGHVIVIGYGAALGQQVAQMLKEREIPYICVEGQYKKVEEGFERGHAVMLGNAAQRSILEHAGVKSAAAVIIAIDRENDIRFAAEAIISANPNVNLVIKTNNTTTPGVFSDLRSATFVDEYREAARLMIEYALKAKTENV
- a CDS encoding cyclic nucleotide-binding domain-containing protein, producing MSGFYHTKYSNSEIKRLLEIGSRHVIKPINPPEAEAIAPNRKVANDFASNLDVAMQKLIENRSKIYLFENLEQSEISLIVKNARLLTYGVHETLFARGDRGKEIFFILSGSADIFAAASDAQSEKIAQVGSGALIGETAFISREPRENVCVSTISDTTAISFEINEGAMSAAAAPFLRLYINITNALSKKIGAAATLSA